One Bacteriovorax sp. PP10 DNA window includes the following coding sequences:
- a CDS encoding TRAP transporter substrate-binding protein, with protein MKTILLSLTMLASLNLHAAVKVGVLAPEGTGWAKNIKKMASEIKDATKGNVEFKIYYGGSQGDEQDVLRKIRIGQLQGGIFTGKTLGEINGDVRVIEIPFTFNHNREKALRTLQAMEPFFDQKFAEKKFKSLATFEIGQVYFVTQKKVTDLNGIKNLKIWSWDGDPIVTNMFESMNLTGVPLALPDVLASLSTGIIDAAYAPPIGMIALQWNTKVKYMIDFPVSYSIGAFVITSDAWAKVSPADQKLTMEIAKKYEKEINLGNAKDNEDALAAMKAQKIEFVKFSDAEIKVAQGYRNAMVKKLTGKLFTPDALKKLEAEIAKK; from the coding sequence ATGAAAACAATTTTACTCTCTCTGACAATGCTCGCATCTCTTAATCTTCACGCTGCGGTTAAAGTAGGGGTTCTTGCTCCTGAAGGAACTGGTTGGGCAAAAAATATTAAGAAGATGGCCTCTGAAATTAAAGACGCTACCAAGGGTAACGTTGAATTTAAAATCTACTACGGTGGATCTCAAGGTGATGAGCAGGACGTTTTAAGAAAAATCAGAATTGGACAACTTCAAGGTGGGATCTTTACTGGAAAGACTCTTGGAGAAATCAATGGTGACGTTCGTGTTATCGAAATCCCATTCACATTTAATCACAACCGTGAAAAAGCTCTAAGAACTCTTCAGGCAATGGAGCCGTTCTTTGATCAAAAATTCGCAGAGAAGAAATTTAAAAGTTTAGCGACTTTTGAAATTGGTCAGGTTTACTTTGTAACTCAAAAGAAAGTGACTGATCTAAACGGAATTAAGAACTTAAAAATCTGGTCATGGGATGGAGATCCAATCGTAACAAATATGTTTGAATCAATGAACCTTACAGGTGTTCCTCTAGCTCTACCGGACGTTCTTGCATCTTTATCGACAGGAATCATCGACGCTGCTTACGCTCCACCAATCGGGATGATTGCTCTTCAGTGGAACACAAAAGTTAAGTACATGATCGATTTCCCGGTTTCTTACTCAATTGGTGCTTTCGTTATTACAAGTGATGCATGGGCAAAAGTAAGTCCAGCTGATCAGAAACTTACAATGGAAATTGCTAAGAAGTATGAAAAAGAAATCAACCTTGGAAACGCAAAAGATAACGAAGATGCACTAGCTGCTATGAAAGCTCAGAAAATTGAATTCGTAAAATTTAGTGATGCTGAAATTAAAGTGGCCCAAGGTTATAGAAATGCCATGGTTAAGAAATTAACTGGAAAGTTATTTACTCCAGATGCATTAAAGAAACTTGAAGCAGAAATAGCTAAGAAATAG
- a CDS encoding TRAP transporter small permease yields MIVFKKIDNFIDKFASFFLVLCVLSVLFLSSGAIILRWFHINLYWIDSFVRHTVFLSAFLGGVVATGRSNHIAIDLISKFLELKKKEHARIIIHRIILVCSGIILLWLFKASMDFMKIEMEFSKEEFWGIGSGYLVGIIPVGVALMTIRFFTLFIISFDKDAPALHSVGEIK; encoded by the coding sequence GTGATAGTATTTAAAAAAATAGATAATTTCATTGATAAGTTCGCATCGTTCTTTTTAGTTCTATGTGTGCTTTCGGTTTTATTTTTAAGTTCAGGTGCCATCATCCTTAGATGGTTTCACATCAATCTTTATTGGATTGACTCTTTTGTCCGTCACACTGTATTTCTGTCTGCCTTCTTAGGTGGAGTAGTGGCAACGGGAAGATCAAACCATATTGCGATTGATTTAATCAGTAAATTTTTAGAATTAAAAAAGAAAGAGCACGCTCGTATCATCATTCATAGAATCATTTTAGTTTGTTCAGGGATCATCCTATTGTGGCTTTTTAAAGCTTCAATGGATTTCATGAAGATCGAAATGGAATTTAGCAAAGAAGAGTTCTGGGGAATTGGAAGTGGATACTTAGTTGGGATCATCCCGGTTGGAGTAGCGTTGATGACGATCAGATTCTTTACATTGTTTATCATCAGTTTTGATAAAGATGCACCGGCACTTCATAGCGTGGGAGAAATTAAATGA
- the ileS gene encoding isoleucine--tRNA ligase, whose product MSNDVNTEVNESENTSFSFVKSEHKILDFWKENEIFKKSLDQTRKGKPYIFYDGPPFATGLPHHGHLLASTLKDIIPRYFTMKGRYVERRFGWDCHGLPIEHQIDKKLGMSAQDAVKQLGVKGYNDECRSIVQRFTSEWERTITRIGRWVDFENDYKTMDPEFMESVWWVIGQLWDKDLIYQGTKVVPFSTALGTVLSNFEASSNYQDVQDPAVTVLFKVKDQDFHIAAWTTTPWTLPSNLALCMGPEIEYVKIHDKDKDIKFIIAKERVEAYSKKRNYEVLSTHTGAELKGLRYEPLFPYFKKDADVGAFVVLNDGYVTTTDGTGIVHIAPAFGEDDNRIMKEAGISALECPVDDAGKFTAEVTDFVGVHVKTADKDIIKKLKDEGKLYDQGVLVHSYPFCPRSDTPLIYKAIPSWYVAVEKIKDRLLAANAQINWTPSHIKEGRFGKWLEGSRDWSISRNRIWGTPIPIWINDKTNNRICISSIDDLYLRTGTKVTDLHKESVDDLTFTHEGEEGVYRRIPEVLDCWFESGSMPYAQLHYPFENKEMFENGFPAEFIAEGLDQTRGWFYTLTVLSAALYDKPAFKNVIVNGLVMAEDGKKMSKSLNNYTPPENLMESFGADALRLYLINSGLVKGEEQRFVDSGVKDMVRKALLPWQNSFKFFQTYAEVDGWSPVENFKTSDNIVDRWLLSNLQTMKKNITKEMEEYHLYNVVPALFTFIEDLTNWYIRLNRARFWGDGLNDDKCAAYSTLYTALRELTISMAPFTPFFSEHVFQELRKMNKAEPLSVHLCSYPIADETLINSDLEVAVGRMQQIILLGRQKRNQVQIKVKTPLKRLTIIHKDEKLLQEINKLSEYIQTELNVKHIELSHDESKFIKLYAKANLPLLGKKLGKEMGKYKALIEKLDGAALIELEDEGSLMIEDVKFFPEEILIFREAKEGTEAMSNRFISVDIDTKLDQTLIDEGTAREISSAIQKQRKTINLKVDDRINIDFKGNDKFNEIMSSPTHSKYIQDQTLAQAIKAQATLSGLSVEVNIDDEVVGSFVITKV is encoded by the coding sequence GTGTCAAATGATGTCAATACCGAAGTAAATGAATCGGAGAATACCTCTTTTTCTTTCGTTAAGAGCGAACACAAGATTTTGGATTTTTGGAAAGAAAATGAAATTTTCAAGAAGTCGCTAGATCAAACGAGAAAAGGTAAACCCTATATTTTCTATGATGGGCCTCCATTTGCAACAGGTCTTCCTCACCACGGTCACCTTCTCGCTTCAACGTTAAAGGATATCATTCCAAGATACTTCACGATGAAAGGTCGCTACGTTGAAAGACGTTTTGGTTGGGACTGTCATGGTCTTCCAATCGAACATCAGATCGATAAAAAATTAGGTATGTCTGCTCAAGATGCAGTTAAACAACTTGGTGTAAAAGGTTACAACGATGAGTGTCGCTCAATTGTTCAACGTTTCACTTCAGAGTGGGAACGCACAATCACAAGAATCGGCCGTTGGGTTGATTTCGAAAACGATTACAAAACAATGGATCCAGAATTCATGGAATCTGTTTGGTGGGTTATCGGACAACTTTGGGATAAAGATTTAATCTATCAAGGAACAAAAGTTGTTCCTTTCTCAACAGCATTAGGAACAGTACTTTCAAACTTCGAAGCAAGTTCAAACTACCAGGACGTTCAAGACCCGGCGGTTACTGTTCTCTTCAAAGTAAAAGACCAAGACTTCCATATCGCTGCATGGACGACAACTCCTTGGACACTTCCATCGAACCTTGCTCTATGTATGGGTCCGGAAATTGAATACGTAAAAATTCACGATAAAGATAAAGACATTAAGTTCATCATCGCAAAAGAGCGAGTTGAAGCTTACTCGAAGAAAAGAAACTATGAAGTTCTTTCAACTCACACGGGTGCTGAATTAAAAGGTCTTCGTTACGAGCCATTGTTTCCATACTTCAAAAAAGATGCAGACGTTGGAGCCTTCGTTGTATTAAACGACGGATACGTTACAACAACTGACGGTACAGGTATCGTTCACATCGCTCCTGCATTTGGGGAAGACGATAATCGTATTATGAAAGAAGCGGGAATTTCTGCTCTTGAGTGTCCGGTAGACGACGCAGGAAAGTTCACAGCAGAAGTCACAGACTTCGTTGGTGTTCACGTTAAGACTGCTGATAAAGACATTATCAAAAAATTAAAAGACGAAGGGAAACTTTATGATCAAGGCGTTCTTGTTCACAGTTACCCATTCTGCCCACGTTCAGATACTCCATTAATCTACAAAGCAATTCCATCTTGGTATGTAGCTGTAGAAAAAATCAAAGACCGCTTATTAGCTGCGAACGCTCAAATCAACTGGACTCCTTCTCACATTAAAGAAGGCCGCTTCGGTAAATGGCTTGAAGGTTCTCGTGACTGGTCAATTTCAAGAAACAGAATTTGGGGAACACCGATTCCTATCTGGATCAACGATAAAACAAACAACAGAATTTGCATCAGTTCAATCGATGATCTATACCTTCGTACAGGAACAAAAGTTACTGACCTTCACAAAGAAAGTGTTGATGACTTAACGTTTACTCACGAAGGTGAAGAAGGTGTTTATAGAAGAATTCCAGAAGTACTAGACTGCTGGTTTGAGTCTGGTTCAATGCCATACGCTCAACTTCACTACCCTTTTGAAAATAAAGAAATGTTCGAAAATGGATTCCCAGCTGAATTCATTGCTGAAGGTTTAGATCAAACTCGTGGATGGTTTTACACTCTAACAGTTTTATCGGCAGCTTTATATGACAAGCCCGCTTTCAAAAACGTTATCGTTAACGGTCTGGTTATGGCCGAAGACGGTAAAAAAATGTCTAAGAGTTTAAACAACTACACGCCACCAGAAAATTTAATGGAATCATTCGGTGCTGATGCTTTAAGACTTTATCTAATCAACTCAGGGTTAGTAAAAGGTGAAGAGCAACGCTTCGTGGACTCTGGTGTAAAAGACATGGTAAGAAAAGCACTTCTTCCATGGCAAAACTCATTCAAATTCTTCCAGACATACGCGGAAGTTGATGGATGGTCGCCAGTTGAAAACTTCAAAACTTCAGACAACATCGTTGATAGATGGTTATTATCTAACCTTCAAACAATGAAGAAAAATATTACAAAAGAAATGGAAGAGTATCACCTGTACAACGTTGTACCGGCCCTATTTACTTTCATTGAAGACTTAACAAACTGGTACATCAGACTTAACCGTGCTCGCTTCTGGGGAGACGGCCTTAACGATGATAAGTGTGCTGCCTACTCGACTCTGTATACAGCTCTAAGAGAGCTTACAATTTCAATGGCACCATTCACTCCATTCTTCTCTGAACACGTATTCCAAGAGCTTCGTAAGATGAATAAAGCTGAACCACTTTCAGTTCACCTTTGCTCTTACCCAATTGCTGACGAAACACTAATCAACAGCGACCTTGAAGTGGCCGTTGGAAGAATGCAACAGATTATCCTTCTTGGAAGACAGAAGAGAAATCAAGTTCAGATTAAAGTTAAGACTCCGCTTAAGCGCTTAACGATCATTCACAAAGATGAAAAATTACTTCAGGAAATCAATAAACTTTCTGAGTACATCCAGACTGAACTAAACGTTAAACACATTGAGCTGTCTCACGATGAATCTAAATTCATCAAGCTATACGCTAAAGCGAACCTTCCTCTTCTAGGTAAAAAACTTGGGAAAGAAATGGGTAAATACAAAGCACTAATTGAAAAACTAGACGGTGCTGCTTTAATCGAGCTTGAAGATGAAGGGTCACTGATGATCGAAGATGTAAAATTCTTCCCGGAAGAGATCTTAATTTTTAGAGAAGCAAAAGAAGGGACAGAAGCGATGAGTAACCGCTTTATCTCGGTTGATATTGATACGAAACTTGATCAGACTCTGATTGATGAAGGGACTGCGAGAGAGATCTCAAGTGCTATTCAAAAACAAAGAAAGACAATCAACCTAAAAGTTGACGACAGAATTAATATTGATTTTAAAGGTAACGATAAATTCAATGAAATTATGTCGAGCCCGACTCACTCGAAGTATATCCAGGATCAAACGTTAGCTCAGGCAATTAAAGCTCAAGCAACTCTTTCTGGATTATCGGTAGAAGTGAATATCGATGATGAAGTGGTTGGCAGTTTTGTTATAACGAAAGTTTAA
- a CDS encoding TRAP transporter TatT component family protein: MNKLRLIVATVTFGTLLSSCSTFNKAAVGGSSDLIYNASNALLGESNFDIFKNGVAGNLVLIEGLLAQSPRNQNLLATLNKGYAGYAFAVNETQMNEEEWSEAKTEDGKKQALFNYTRSLNFGIRYLKEEGIEFSDIIARMNEPQGIHQILDKKLSDDKRDLEVVLFTAQSFAALVNLQKDNMGFVSQLSAAKGMFDWVCQKDPSINYGTCDIFYGAYEAGRPTMLGGNPQKGRDIFLKAISKHPHNWLIRTSYMQFYLIPQNDEDGFKEQMLALKVFNEEFSRYYIFDNESRVEGPWTREEGLRFYQTLALKRYDLMTHFQKKFF, encoded by the coding sequence ATGAATAAGCTTCGTTTAATCGTAGCGACTGTCACTTTCGGGACCCTGTTATCTTCATGTTCGACATTCAATAAAGCAGCCGTAGGTGGATCTTCCGACCTTATCTACAATGCAAGTAATGCTCTTCTTGGTGAATCAAACTTCGATATTTTCAAAAATGGTGTAGCTGGAAATCTGGTATTGATTGAAGGTCTACTTGCCCAATCTCCTAGGAATCAAAATCTCCTGGCAACTCTGAATAAGGGTTATGCAGGTTATGCATTTGCAGTGAATGAAACGCAAATGAATGAAGAAGAGTGGAGTGAGGCCAAAACTGAAGATGGAAAAAAGCAGGCCTTGTTTAATTACACGCGTTCGCTTAATTTTGGGATTCGTTATTTAAAAGAAGAAGGGATTGAGTTTAGCGATATCATTGCCCGCATGAATGAGCCGCAAGGAATTCACCAGATTTTAGATAAGAAGTTAAGCGACGATAAACGCGATTTAGAAGTGGTACTTTTTACTGCTCAATCGTTTGCTGCTTTAGTTAATCTACAAAAAGATAATATGGGATTTGTTTCTCAACTTTCGGCCGCAAAAGGAATGTTTGATTGGGTTTGCCAAAAAGATCCATCAATCAACTACGGGACTTGCGATATTTTCTACGGAGCATATGAAGCGGGAAGACCTACTATGCTTGGTGGGAATCCACAAAAAGGGCGTGATATTTTTCTTAAGGCCATCAGCAAGCATCCACACAACTGGTTGATCAGAACGAGTTACATGCAGTTTTATTTAATTCCACAAAATGATGAAGACGGATTCAAAGAACAAATGCTTGCTCTAAAAGTTTTCAATGAAGAGTTTAGCAGATACTACATCTTCGATAATGAATCGAGAGTAGAAGGGCCGTGGACCAGAGAAGAAGGCCTGCGTTTTTATCAGACGCTCGCACTTAAAAGATATGACTTAATGACACATTTTCAAAAGAAGTTTTTTTAA
- a CDS encoding Maf family protein — MESGKFSLVLGSQSPRRKELLSWLNIPFKIITADLAEISSETVSEKIAMDIASQKAHAVLAQASAVLNPFIISSDTIVVLDEKLYGKPKDRDDARVILSELSDKTHKVVTGVSFLFHDKNTNKMREHLFYDLTEVTFNEITNDLMESYIATGDSLDKAGAYGIQGPSLTFISKVNGSYSNVVGFPLDKVVSELAIILGDDWKKNF; from the coding sequence ATGGAATCAGGTAAATTTAGTCTTGTACTGGGATCTCAAAGTCCTAGAAGAAAAGAGCTGCTGTCGTGGCTTAATATCCCTTTTAAAATTATCACAGCTGATCTGGCCGAGATCTCAAGCGAGACGGTGTCTGAAAAGATTGCGATGGATATTGCTTCTCAAAAAGCACACGCTGTTTTAGCTCAGGCAAGTGCCGTGTTAAATCCTTTCATCATTTCATCGGACACGATTGTTGTTTTAGATGAGAAACTTTATGGCAAACCAAAAGACAGAGACGACGCCAGAGTGATTTTGTCTGAGCTTTCAGATAAAACTCACAAGGTGGTAACGGGAGTAAGCTTTTTATTCCACGATAAAAATACCAATAAAATGCGTGAGCATCTTTTCTATGATCTTACTGAAGTGACTTTTAATGAGATTACGAATGATTTGATGGAGAGTTACATTGCGACAGGGGATTCATTGGATAAAGCGGGAGCTTACGGTATCCAAGGCCCTAGCTTAACCTTTATTTCAAAGGTCAATGGTAGTTACTCGAACGTAGTCGGCTTCCCGCTTGATAAAGTCGTAAGTGAGCTTGCCATCATCTTAGGTGATGACTGGAAAAAGAACTTCTAA
- a CDS encoding TRAP transporter large permease — translation MSGIVATVGICLLASLGIPLFIIMTLASLVAFSMADVNVSIVAQEIYKIAAQPTIVTIPLFTFAGYLIAESKSPQRLMRLAETGLGWIPGGISIVTLIVCAFFTAFTGASGVTIIALGGVIYPILIKEGYSEKFTLGTITASGSLGLLFPPSLPIILYGMVGKVDIDKLFKAGIIPGFVIIMILGAWSIYNGPKNLETRKFILKDFLSALKEAWLEAILPVAVLVGIYGGFTTVTEAAAFTALYVLIVEVLVYKDLNLFKDVPKIAVDAMSLVAAILLVLCCALAFTNWMVDEDIPLKIFDLMRTHIDNKYTFLLFLNIFLLIVGSVMDIFSAIVVVVPLILPIARDFGVDPVHMAMIFLTNLEIGYLHPPIGINLFIASNRFKKPITALYAASIPFLVLMVIALAIITYVPSLSLFWFQ, via the coding sequence ATGAGTGGAATTGTAGCTACAGTCGGGATTTGCTTACTGGCAAGTCTTGGAATCCCTTTATTTATCATTATGACTCTCGCATCTCTTGTCGCTTTTTCTATGGCCGATGTTAACGTTTCAATTGTGGCGCAGGAGATTTATAAAATCGCTGCTCAACCAACAATTGTAACGATTCCTCTTTTTACTTTTGCCGGATACCTGATTGCTGAAAGTAAATCTCCACAAAGATTAATGAGACTTGCTGAAACTGGTTTAGGCTGGATTCCTGGTGGGATCTCAATCGTGACTCTAATTGTGTGCGCATTTTTTACGGCCTTCACGGGAGCGTCTGGAGTAACGATCATCGCTCTTGGTGGTGTTATTTATCCGATCTTAATTAAAGAAGGGTACTCAGAAAAGTTCACGCTTGGAACAATCACAGCTTCTGGATCTCTTGGATTATTATTTCCTCCATCACTACCCATCATCCTTTATGGAATGGTAGGGAAGGTTGATATTGATAAATTGTTTAAGGCCGGGATCATTCCTGGTTTTGTTATCATCATGATCCTTGGAGCATGGTCGATTTATAACGGGCCTAAAAATTTAGAAACAAGAAAGTTTATTTTAAAAGATTTTTTAAGTGCACTAAAAGAAGCATGGTTAGAAGCGATTCTGCCGGTTGCTGTTTTAGTGGGTATCTACGGTGGATTCACGACTGTAACTGAAGCTGCGGCCTTTACAGCTCTGTATGTTCTTATCGTAGAAGTGCTAGTCTACAAAGATTTAAACCTGTTTAAAGATGTTCCTAAGATTGCAGTCGATGCAATGAGCTTAGTTGCTGCGATCCTTCTGGTTCTTTGTTGCGCTCTTGCTTTCACTAACTGGATGGTTGATGAAGACATTCCTCTAAAGATCTTTGATCTAATGAGAACTCACATCGACAACAAGTACACTTTCTTACTGTTCTTAAATATCTTCTTACTAATCGTTGGATCGGTAATGGATATCTTCAGTGCGATCGTAGTAGTTGTTCCTTTAATCCTACCAATCGCTCGTGACTTCGGAGTTGATCCGGTTCACATGGCGATGATCTTCTTAACAAACCTTGAAATTGGATACCTTCACCCGCCCATTGGGATTAACCTCTTTATTGCGAGTAACAGGTTTAAGAAACCCATTACGGCACTCTATGCGGCCTCGATACCGTTTCTGGTGTTAATGGTTATTGCACTGGCCATTATTACTTATGTGCCGTCTCTAAGTTTATTCTGGTTTCAATAA